One stretch of Aerosakkonema funiforme FACHB-1375 DNA includes these proteins:
- a CDS encoding iron uptake porin encodes MPKFFWENLPFGSAAFINLLLIASIMQVTESLADGSKGFSPYSSSFSGGDEEDEATDFLESVRDWGKSDRTTFSRQPNFDVRSANEKEGIANESFAWLSEVQPTDWAFQALVSLVERYHLFHIYRQHSYWGDRFLNRYEFAVRLNTCLEKIQELIALNACEVPREDLKIVQRLRQEFAAEIAILYGGIDSLEAGTTKLEAQHFSATAKLNCEAILNLDDSCDIEVSLLNKTLFDYRYIQVPSSLKIYGEARPIDRIYIRDRINFFLDFAPEAISKFLAYSDEFFNSSQIYANSYSPWSGIDTLYES; translated from the coding sequence ATGCCGAAATTTTTTTGGGAAAATTTACCATTTGGTTCTGCTGCATTCATCAATCTTTTACTAATTGCCAGCATTATGCAGGTGACAGAATCTCTAGCAGATGGGAGTAAAGGTTTTAGCCCTTATTCATCCTCTTTCTCTGGGGGGGATGAAGAGGATGAAGCGACTGATTTTTTAGAATCAGTCAGGGATTGGGGAAAAAGCGATCGTACCACTTTCTCAAGACAGCCGAATTTTGACGTGCGATCGGCTAACGAAAAAGAGGGTATAGCAAACGAGAGTTTTGCTTGGCTGTCAGAGGTACAACCAACTGATTGGGCATTTCAGGCGCTGGTATCTCTGGTAGAACGATACCATCTTTTTCACATTTATCGGCAGCACAGTTATTGGGGCGATCGATTTTTAAATAGATATGAATTTGCAGTTCGTTTAAATACCTGTTTGGAAAAAATTCAAGAACTAATTGCCTTAAACGCTTGCGAAGTACCTAGAGAAGATTTGAAGATAGTGCAGCGATTGCGGCAGGAATTTGCAGCGGAAATTGCTATTTTATACGGCGGAATAGACTCCTTAGAAGCAGGCACTACCAAGTTAGAAGCGCAGCATTTTTCTGCAACCGCAAAGCTCAATTGTGAGGCAATATTAAATCTAGATGATAGCTGCGATATCGAGGTTTCTCTTCTTAACAAAACGTTGTTTGATTATCGCTATATCCAAGTCCCGTCAAGCCTGAAAATTTATGGGGAAGCCCGCCCAATCGATCGGATTTACATTCGCGATCGCATTAACTTTTTCTTAGATTTTGCCCCTGAAGCTATTTCTAAGTTTCTAGCTTACAGCGATGAGTTTTTTAATTCCAGCCAAATCTACGCGAACTCCTATTCGCCTTGGAGTGGAATCGATACTCTTTATGAAAGCTGA
- a CDS encoding ATP-binding cassette domain-containing protein, translated as MTQAEEQKRQPHLAKAPILAASGLVKNFGGLTAVDNAAIEVGQGSITGLIGPNGAGKTTLFNLLSNFIRPDRGRVIFDGEPIQQLQPHQIAQMGMVRTFQVARVLSRLSVMENMLLGAQKQTGENFWNVWLQPKQVIEEEKQLRERAMRILESVGLVHMAGAYAGALSGGQRKLLEMGRALMTDPKLILLDEPAAGVNPTLIGQICDRILAWNREGMSFLIIEHNMDVIMSLCDRIWVLAEGRNLADGTPVEIQKNAQVLEAYLGQ; from the coding sequence TTGACACAAGCGGAAGAGCAAAAACGACAGCCCCACCTTGCCAAAGCGCCTATACTTGCCGCTAGCGGACTTGTGAAGAATTTTGGCGGTCTCACAGCCGTGGACAATGCAGCGATCGAGGTTGGCCAAGGTAGCATCACAGGGTTAATTGGGCCGAATGGTGCCGGTAAAACTACTCTGTTTAACTTGCTTTCTAATTTTATTCGTCCCGATCGCGGACGGGTGATTTTTGATGGGGAACCAATTCAACAGTTGCAGCCGCATCAAATTGCCCAAATGGGTATGGTACGCACTTTTCAGGTGGCGCGGGTGTTATCCCGACTGTCAGTGATGGAAAATATGCTCTTGGGGGCGCAGAAGCAAACTGGTGAAAATTTCTGGAATGTTTGGTTGCAGCCCAAGCAAGTAATTGAGGAGGAAAAACAGCTGCGGGAACGGGCGATGCGGATTTTGGAGTCGGTGGGATTGGTTCACATGGCTGGCGCTTATGCGGGTGCGCTGTCTGGGGGACAGCGGAAGCTGCTGGAAATGGGACGGGCGTTGATGACCGATCCCAAATTGATTTTGTTGGACGAACCGGCAGCTGGGGTGAATCCGACGCTGATCGGTCAAATTTGCGATCGCATTTTAGCGTGGAATCGCGAGGGCATGAGTTTTCTGATTATCGAACACAATATGGATGTGATTATGTCCCTGTGCGATCGCATTTGGGTATTAGCTGAAGGTCGTAACCTTGCTGATGGCACTCCTGTGGAAATTCAGAAAAACGCCCAAGTGTTAGAAGCTTATTTGGGGCAGTGA
- a CDS encoding branched-chain amino acid ABC transporter permease gives MDISPGYLVSLTIFAAIYALFGLGLNLQWGFTGLINFGHVAFMTLGAYTTVLLSLQGVPLLIAPIAGAALAALLGLLMGISTLRLREDYLAIVTIGVSEVIRLIVNNEDLPIGKEWRSGVFGIQGFPLPLDTWNPNLLMKLLAIALLTAIAALALWQLWRWIDKEWRQAKSGGSTPIGSLLLGIAGAILGLVAYVAEAIALYNYTYKAGLMLLVLLVLTVIFWGLGRLVNSPWGRVLKAIREDEEVAKALGKNVFWYKLQSLMLGGAISGIAGAFYAWQLATVYPDSFQPQITFDAWTIVILGGAGNNVGTLLGAIIFWTYYEVTRFVLPGILPLDDARLGAFRIMVIGLLLIVLMMMRPQGILGKKEELTLGR, from the coding sequence ATGGATATCTCTCCTGGTTATCTAGTTTCCCTGACGATTTTTGCGGCGATATATGCCCTGTTCGGCTTGGGGCTGAATTTACAGTGGGGCTTCACGGGTTTGATTAATTTTGGCCACGTCGCCTTTATGACGCTGGGAGCCTATACCACAGTATTGTTAAGCTTGCAGGGAGTGCCTTTGTTAATTGCGCCGATCGCAGGTGCGGCTTTGGCGGCATTGTTGGGGCTGTTGATGGGTATATCAACGCTGAGATTGCGAGAGGATTACCTGGCGATTGTGACGATCGGCGTCTCGGAAGTGATTCGGCTGATTGTGAATAATGAGGATTTGCCGATCGGCAAGGAATGGCGATCGGGAGTATTTGGGATACAAGGTTTTCCCTTGCCCCTGGATACGTGGAACCCAAATTTGTTGATGAAGTTGCTGGCGATTGCTTTACTGACGGCGATCGCTGCTTTAGCACTTTGGCAGCTGTGGCGGTGGATCGACAAAGAGTGGCGACAAGCAAAGTCAGGAGGGTCAACTCCTATCGGTTCCCTGTTGCTGGGAATTGCAGGTGCGATTTTAGGTTTGGTAGCTTACGTTGCTGAGGCGATCGCACTGTATAACTACACCTATAAAGCCGGTTTAATGCTGCTGGTGCTGCTAGTGCTGACGGTAATATTCTGGGGATTGGGACGATTGGTAAACTCGCCTTGGGGTCGAGTCCTCAAAGCCATCCGGGAAGATGAAGAAGTTGCCAAGGCGCTGGGAAAAAATGTTTTTTGGTACAAGCTACAATCTTTGATGCTGGGAGGCGCGATCTCCGGTATTGCTGGTGCTTTCTACGCTTGGCAGCTAGCGACAGTTTACCCGGATAGTTTCCAGCCGCAGATTACTTTTGATGCGTGGACGATCGTCATTCTGGGCGGGGCGGGTAACAATGTGGGCACTTTGCTGGGAGCGATTATTTTTTGGACTTACTATGAAGTAACTCGTTTTGTGCTACCCGGAATTCTGCCTCTGGATGATGCGCGTTTGGGTGCTTTTCGCATTATGGTCATCGGTTTGTTGCTGATCGTGCTGATGATGATGCGACCGCAAGGTATCTTAGGCAAAAAGGAGGAACTGACTCTTGGCAGATAA
- a CDS encoding peptide chain release factor 1, producing the protein MRDPLGSLKLLPWSSLLQVSVLTTLIVIIVELLVGLGLKYSSIVEATLNFIYSGPTGVFMNFLVAACVGVLAVYLLERFYPQVRINAGVLWALIPCVALVIAFKLLFPLPAILMNFKQNPNQLMGLPIGIFWQGQRYWWR; encoded by the coding sequence ATGCGAGATCCTCTGGGTAGCTTAAAACTCCTGCCTTGGTCATCTTTATTACAAGTTTCTGTCCTCACCACACTTATTGTTATCATTGTAGAGTTGCTAGTAGGTTTAGGGCTGAAATACTCTTCTATAGTCGAAGCAACGCTAAATTTTATATATTCAGGCCCTACTGGTGTATTCATGAATTTTCTCGTAGCAGCTTGCGTGGGTGTACTCGCAGTTTACTTACTTGAGCGATTTTATCCGCAAGTGAGAATCAATGCCGGTGTTTTGTGGGCGTTAATTCCCTGTGTAGCCTTAGTTATTGCTTTCAAGTTACTCTTCCCTCTACCAGCTATTCTAATGAATTTCAAACAAAATCCAAATCAGTTAATGGGTCTTCCCATTGGCATTTTTTGGCAAGGTCAGCGATACTGGTGGCGATAA
- a CDS encoding alpha/beta fold hydrolase: protein MSVIENSWQHNYINTNGIKLHCVTQGEGSLMLMLHGFPEFWYSWRYQIPQFSKDFKVVALDLRGYNDSDKPTNKSAYVMDEFIKDVKGAIETLGYQKCVLVGHDWGAAIAWNFAYTYPEIVERLIIMNVPHPAKFFQAFFTNPQQLMRSWYIFFFQLPVLPEFVLQLSDYKAIKSVFIKTTFNKNNFASADIETYKNAAAKPGAIKAMLSYYRNIFRQVFIKEVWQILEVPTLMIWGENDTALGKELTYGTEAYVRDFQIKYIPNCSHWVQQDRPEVVNQYMREFLADYIS from the coding sequence ATGTCTGTTATAGAAAATTCCTGGCAGCACAATTATATTAATACTAATGGGATAAAGCTGCACTGCGTAACTCAGGGAGAAGGTTCCCTGATGCTGATGCTGCATGGATTTCCTGAATTTTGGTATTCTTGGCGATATCAAATTCCACAATTTTCTAAGGATTTTAAGGTTGTCGCCCTTGATTTACGCGGATACAATGACAGCGATAAACCAACAAATAAATCTGCTTATGTGATGGATGAATTTATCAAAGATGTTAAGGGCGCGATCGAGACATTAGGTTACCAAAAATGTGTGCTTGTAGGGCATGACTGGGGTGCTGCGATCGCTTGGAATTTTGCCTACACTTATCCGGAAATCGTAGAGCGATTGATTATTATGAATGTACCTCACCCTGCCAAATTTTTCCAGGCTTTCTTTACAAATCCGCAACAGTTGATGCGTAGCTGGTATATCTTCTTTTTTCAGTTACCTGTACTACCGGAATTTGTTTTGCAATTATCTGATTACAAAGCAATTAAATCAGTTTTTATTAAGACGACTTTTAATAAAAACAACTTTGCTTCAGCAGATATCGAAACATACAAAAATGCCGCTGCCAAACCAGGTGCTATAAAAGCGATGTTGAGTTATTATCGCAATATTTTTCGGCAGGTATTTATCAAAGAAGTCTGGCAAATTCTGGAAGTTCCTACACTGATGATTTGGGGAGAAAACGATACAGCCCTTGGGAAAGAACTCACCTACGGTACAGAAGCTTATGTCAGAGATTTTCAAATTAAGTACATCCCCAACTGTAGTCACTGGGTACAGCAAGACAGACCCGAAGTTGTAAATCAATATATGCGAGAATTCCTTGCCGATTATATTTCTTAA
- a CDS encoding RNA-guided endonuclease InsQ/TnpB family protein yields the protein MIVIEAKLKGTQYQYSKLDEAIRTGQFIRNTCLRYWEDNKGVTRNDLQKLCSVLAENKETPWAKKLNSQARQAHADRAWSAIWRFYKNCRLGKTGKKCYPKYKNFSRSIEYKNSGWKLSADRKQITFTDGFEVGTMDLWSSRDLVWYSEKQISRVRVIRRADGYYAQFLVDWDRREEHEFQGKMVGIDLGLKDFHTDSDGNTVENPRYLRKSERRLKMLTRRVSKKHIKGKKQSNRYRKARKALAKQHLKVSRQREDKARKDALALVKSNDLIVYEDLKIQNMVKNHHLAKSISDASWYQFTQWLQYFAKVNGVIVIAVPPHNTTVDCSCCGAKVKKTLSTRTHRCSSCGTVLDRDHNAAKNILAKGFKLLTEYLNSTVGHTESDLKKVKAQGETDLWLKNSDGLVLNRLDELRTKNSWESPAIPR from the coding sequence ATGATAGTCATCGAAGCCAAGCTTAAAGGAACTCAATATCAGTACAGCAAGTTGGATGAAGCAATCCGCACAGGACAATTCATCCGCAATACTTGCTTGCGCTACTGGGAAGACAATAAGGGGGTAACTCGTAACGACCTCCAAAAGCTTTGCTCGGTACTAGCTGAAAACAAAGAAACCCCTTGGGCAAAAAAGCTCAACTCTCAAGCTAGGCAGGCTCACGCTGATAGGGCGTGGTCTGCCATTTGGCGTTTCTATAAAAACTGTAGATTGGGTAAAACCGGCAAAAAGTGCTATCCAAAATACAAAAATTTCAGTCGTTCCATCGAGTACAAAAACAGCGGTTGGAAGCTATCTGCTGACAGAAAGCAGATAACTTTCACCGATGGCTTTGAAGTCGGAACAATGGATTTATGGAGTTCTAGAGATTTAGTTTGGTATTCAGAAAAACAAATCTCAAGGGTTCGTGTCATAAGACGTGCTGACGGCTACTATGCTCAGTTCTTGGTTGACTGGGATAGAAGAGAGGAGCATGAGTTTCAAGGGAAAATGGTAGGAATTGATTTAGGGCTGAAAGATTTTCATACCGATTCTGATGGAAATACAGTAGAAAACCCTCGATACTTGAGGAAGTCCGAGCGAAGATTAAAAATGCTGACTCGTCGGGTTTCCAAAAAGCATATTAAGGGTAAGAAACAGTCCAATAGATACCGTAAAGCACGCAAAGCTTTAGCTAAACAGCACCTCAAGGTAAGTAGACAGCGTGAAGACAAGGCTCGTAAAGATGCTTTGGCGCTAGTCAAGTCTAACGATTTGATTGTCTATGAAGACTTGAAGATCCAAAACATGGTGAAGAATCACCACTTAGCTAAGTCTATTAGTGATGCTTCTTGGTATCAATTCACACAATGGCTTCAATATTTTGCCAAGGTTAATGGTGTCATAGTTATTGCTGTACCACCGCACAACACTACTGTTGACTGTTCGTGTTGTGGAGCAAAAGTTAAGAAGACACTCAGTACTAGAACTCACAGATGCAGTAGTTGTGGAACAGTATTAGACCGCGACCACAATGCGGCAAAAAACATTTTGGCAAAAGGCTTTAAGCTGTTAACTGAATATCTGAACAGTACCGTAGGGCATACGGAATCTGACCTCAAAAAGGTGAAAGCTCAGGGAGAAACTGACCTCTGGCTCAAGAACAGCGATGGTCTTGTTCTAAATCGGCTTGATGAACTGAGAACCAAGAATTCTTGGGAATCCCCAGCTATACCTCGTTAG
- a CDS encoding DUF2358 domain-containing protein: protein MEYRSQVEQILNTLKKDLPTLFEKDISYDIYSQDIYFQDPVNKFKGKFNYRIIFWTLRFHAKLFFTEIYFDLHDVNQTEPDIILANWTVRGILRLPWKARIFFNGYSTYKLNKDILIYEHIDIWDRPPGEILKQFIRKGGES from the coding sequence GTGGAATATCGATCGCAAGTGGAACAAATACTAAATACACTCAAAAAAGACTTACCGACGCTTTTTGAGAAAGATATCTCCTACGATATTTATAGCCAAGATATCTACTTTCAAGACCCGGTTAACAAATTTAAAGGAAAATTTAATTATCGCATTATTTTTTGGACGCTGCGATTTCACGCGAAACTATTTTTTACGGAAATATACTTCGATCTCCATGACGTGAATCAGACAGAGCCGGACATCATTTTGGCCAATTGGACTGTGCGCGGTATTTTGCGTCTTCCCTGGAAAGCTCGCATATTTTTCAACGGCTACTCTACTTACAAACTCAACAAAGATATTTTGATATACGAGCATATTGATATCTGGGATCGCCCTCCTGGCGAAATTTTGAAACAGTTCATTCGCAAGGGAGGAGAAAGCTAG
- a CDS encoding glucose-6-phosphate isomerase, with protein MDAAALWQRYQDWLYYHKGLEFYLDVSRMRFDDAFVAAMQPKFEKAFQDMAALEGGAIANPDENRMVGHYWLRNPDLAPTPQIKQDIVETIDKIESFVRKVHNGDIHPPSVPLFTDIISIGIGGSALGPQFVAEALAPDFPPLRIHFIDNSDPAGIDRILTKLKDRLGSTMVLSISKSGGTPEPRNGTIEVKTAYAAKNLDFSQYAVAITGVGSNLDKQARSEGWLATFPMEDWVGGRTSEMSAVGLLPAALQGIDIRAMLAGGKEMDDATRVPEIKNNPAALLALSWYFAGNGKGEKDMVVLPYKDSLLLFSRYLQQLVMESLGKEKDLKGNVVHQGIAVYGNKGSTDQHAYVQQLREGVPNFFATFIEVLEDRQGSSLEIEPGITSGDYLSGFLQGTRKALYENQRDSITLTIAEVNARTVGALIALYDRAVGLYGFLVNINAYHQPGVEAGKKAAAAILDLQQRVMQVLKHEPAPISLTHLAEKAGASDEIEAIYKILRHIAANRRGLVLQGNPSQPTSLTVSAN; from the coding sequence ATGGACGCAGCTGCACTCTGGCAACGCTACCAAGACTGGCTATATTATCATAAGGGACTCGAATTTTACCTCGATGTCAGTCGGATGCGGTTTGACGACGCCTTCGTCGCGGCAATGCAGCCCAAATTTGAGAAGGCTTTTCAGGATATGGCGGCTTTGGAGGGAGGTGCGATCGCCAACCCCGACGAAAACCGGATGGTGGGCCACTACTGGCTGCGAAATCCGGATCTTGCCCCCACACCGCAAATCAAACAAGATATTGTCGAAACGATCGACAAAATCGAAAGTTTTGTCCGCAAAGTTCACAACGGCGACATTCATCCCCCATCCGTTCCTCTATTTACCGATATTATTTCGATCGGCATTGGCGGTTCGGCACTCGGCCCTCAATTCGTCGCCGAAGCCTTGGCCCCAGATTTCCCACCCCTGCGAATTCACTTTATCGATAACAGCGATCCGGCGGGAATCGATCGCATCCTCACCAAGTTGAAAGACCGACTCGGCAGCACTATGGTACTGTCGATCTCCAAATCGGGAGGAACTCCAGAACCTCGCAACGGTACGATCGAAGTCAAAACAGCCTACGCTGCCAAGAATCTCGACTTTTCCCAGTACGCTGTCGCCATCACCGGTGTGGGCAGCAATCTAGACAAACAAGCGCGATCCGAAGGGTGGTTGGCAACCTTCCCAATGGAAGATTGGGTGGGAGGACGCACCTCAGAAATGTCAGCTGTAGGCTTACTTCCCGCCGCCTTACAGGGAATCGACATTCGCGCCATGCTTGCCGGTGGCAAAGAAATGGACGACGCCACCCGCGTACCCGAAATTAAAAATAACCCAGCTGCCTTGCTAGCCTTATCCTGGTATTTCGCAGGCAACGGCAAAGGCGAAAAAGATATGGTAGTGCTGCCTTACAAAGACAGCCTGCTGCTATTTAGCCGCTACCTCCAGCAGTTGGTGATGGAATCCTTGGGTAAGGAAAAAGACCTCAAGGGTAATGTCGTCCACCAAGGTATCGCCGTCTACGGCAACAAAGGTTCGACCGACCAACACGCCTACGTCCAGCAACTGCGGGAAGGTGTCCCCAATTTCTTCGCCACTTTTATTGAAGTACTCGAAGATCGTCAAGGGTCATCCCTAGAAATTGAACCTGGAATCACATCTGGAGATTACCTCTCCGGCTTTTTACAGGGAACCCGCAAAGCTCTTTACGAAAATCAGCGAGATTCTATTACTCTCACCATAGCCGAAGTGAATGCTCGCACGGTAGGCGCTTTAATTGCGCTGTACGATCGCGCCGTCGGTTTGTACGGTTTCTTAGTCAACATCAACGCTTACCACCAACCAGGGGTAGAAGCCGGTAAAAAGGCAGCAGCCGCCATTCTAGACTTACAGCAACGAGTGATGCAGGTACTCAAGCACGAACCAGCACCCATCTCTCTGACCCACTTAGCTGAAAAAGCGGGCGCATCTGACGAAATAGAAGCAATTTACAAGATATTGCGTCATATTGCCGCTAATCGCCGTGGCTTAGTTTTACAGGGCAACCCCAGTCAACCCACCAGCTTAACCGTTTCTGCCAATTGA
- a CDS encoding YciI family protein has translation MSTNAENVQRERIEAAKIIEASSNSLRMQLYVVTSIAQNMELVKQNIPAHLTYLKELENQNVLFGAGPMWTDDGQFFEGDGLMILRANSPEHAREIAAADPMHASDARTFTVRPWLLNDGSITIRITLSEPQRAVL, from the coding sequence ATGAGTACGAATGCCGAAAACGTTCAACGCGAAAGAATTGAAGCTGCCAAAATTATCGAAGCCTCCAGTAACTCTTTGCGAATGCAGCTTTATGTTGTCACTTCAATTGCTCAAAATATGGAGCTAGTTAAACAAAATATACCAGCTCATCTAACTTATCTCAAAGAGCTAGAAAATCAAAATGTCCTTTTTGGCGCTGGGCCAATGTGGACAGATGACGGTCAGTTTTTTGAAGGAGACGGTTTGATGATCTTGCGAGCAAATTCTCCCGAACACGCACGGGAAATCGCCGCAGCCGATCCGATGCACGCGAGCGATGCCCGTACTTTTACTGTCCGCCCGTGGTTACTCAATGACGGCAGTATCACTATTCGGATAACGCTCTCGGAACCGCAAAGGGCTGTGCTGTAA
- a CDS encoding cytotoxic translational repressor of toxin-antitoxin stability system, whose product MSLDVRYSRSFIIDLKNLEFAAREQVYDMVFEKFKHINHIKDLPELKRLDSEGIFYRFTVDNYIIAVELTGHIVKFLRVLPKPDI is encoded by the coding sequence GTGTCCCTAGATGTACGTTACTCCAGATCCTTTATAATCGATCTCAAAAACTTAGAATTCGCAGCTCGCGAGCAGGTCTACGATATGGTCTTTGAAAAATTTAAACATATTAATCACATTAAAGACTTGCCAGAGCTAAAACGCCTCGATTCTGAGGGCATTTTCTATCGATTTACGGTAGACAACTACATAATAGCCGTGGAATTGACCGGCCATATCGTTAAATTCCTGCGCGTTCTCCCCAAACCGGACATATAA
- a CDS encoding sensor histidine kinase — MQSYSRKAASTVLLIGCVVIAGWIFDIAILKSILPGLVSMKANTAICFILSGTSLQLWHRKLKNISRQPHLRIAAVACASLVISIGLLTLIQYGFNLNFGIDELFFKDNTSAVGTAYPGRMAPNTALNFFLLGSALLLLNIARLKYILAHSFTLVAFLIASLGLLGYIYGNSYFYKAGSSYTAMALHTAIAFILLCFGILFARPDRGLIAVVSSNNAGGIMARRLYPTAIAIPPIVGWLILSGYRSNVYTAEMAISLLGVLNVVVFAVLIWWNAKELGSIDEQRYRAEKALKEANEELENRVYERTAQLSKTNEELQNEIADRKLAEEAWRQSEEREKQKSQQLELALQKLQQTQSQLIQTEKMSSLGQLIAGVAHEINNPINFIYGNINYAHQYCQDLLALVHLYQQHYAHPVPEIEQKLEAIELDFLIEDLAKLLTSMKLGAERIREIVLTLRNFSRLHEAEKKPVNIHEGIDSTLLILQSRLKAKPDRPPIQLIKEYGDLPLVECYAGLLNQVFMNILANAIDALEQTDNSRSKAAGDKSPIQNPKSKIQNPQIRIRTEKINSTQIAISIADNGPGMTEEVRQKLFDPFFTTKPVGKGTGLGLSISYQIVVEKHGGQLKCISTPGKGAEFAIEIPIRQS, encoded by the coding sequence ATGCAATCTTATTCCAGAAAAGCCGCTAGTACTGTACTTTTAATTGGTTGTGTAGTTATTGCTGGTTGGATTTTTGATATTGCCATCCTCAAAAGCATATTACCGGGACTGGTAAGCATGAAAGCCAACACAGCTATTTGCTTCATTTTAAGTGGGACATCCCTACAGTTGTGGCATAGAAAGCTGAAAAATATCTCTAGGCAACCACACTTACGTATAGCCGCAGTTGCGTGCGCCAGCTTAGTTATTTCGATCGGTCTGCTGACATTAATTCAGTATGGTTTTAACTTAAATTTTGGCATTGACGAACTTTTCTTCAAAGACAATACAAGCGCTGTTGGCACTGCATATCCAGGACGGATGGCACCCAATACCGCTCTGAATTTTTTCTTGCTTGGCTCTGCTCTACTACTGTTAAATATAGCGCGACTCAAATATATTTTAGCACACTCATTTACTTTAGTAGCATTCTTAATTGCCAGCCTGGGTTTATTAGGCTATATCTATGGCAATTCCTACTTTTACAAAGCAGGCTCTTCTTATACAGCTATGGCATTGCATACAGCCATAGCATTCATTTTACTATGTTTCGGCATTTTGTTTGCTCGTCCGGACAGAGGATTGATAGCTGTTGTCTCTAGCAATAATGCTGGCGGGATTATGGCTAGACGTTTGTACCCTACTGCGATCGCTATTCCGCCAATTGTGGGGTGGTTAATATTATCCGGCTACCGCTCAAATGTCTACACTGCTGAAATGGCAATATCCCTGTTGGGGGTATTGAATGTTGTCGTTTTTGCGGTTTTAATTTGGTGGAATGCCAAAGAACTTGGAAGTATAGATGAGCAGCGTTATCGAGCAGAAAAAGCACTAAAGGAAGCTAATGAAGAATTAGAAAATCGAGTTTATGAGCGCACGGCTCAGCTAAGCAAAACTAATGAAGAATTGCAAAATGAAATTGCCGATCGCAAACTAGCTGAAGAAGCTTGGCGGCAGAGTGAAGAGAGAGAAAAACAAAAATCCCAGCAACTCGAACTCGCTTTACAAAAACTGCAACAAACCCAAAGTCAACTGATTCAAACTGAAAAAATGTCCAGTTTAGGGCAGCTAATCGCAGGGGTCGCTCATGAAATCAACAACCCGATCAATTTTATTTACGGCAATATCAATTACGCTCATCAATACTGCCAAGATTTACTCGCTCTCGTACACCTTTACCAACAGCACTATGCCCATCCCGTGCCGGAAATAGAGCAAAAATTAGAAGCGATCGAACTAGATTTTCTCATAGAAGATTTAGCCAAACTGCTCACTTCAATGAAGTTAGGTGCCGAACGCATCCGGGAAATAGTTCTTACTTTAAGAAACTTTTCTCGCCTGCACGAAGCCGAAAAGAAACCTGTGAACATTCACGAAGGAATTGATAGCACCCTACTGATTTTGCAGAGTAGATTAAAAGCTAAGCCAGATCGTCCACCGATTCAACTTATTAAAGAATATGGCGATCTGCCCCTAGTGGAGTGTTACGCTGGGTTGCTGAACCAAGTATTTATGAATATCTTAGCTAATGCGATCGATGCCCTCGAACAAACAGACAATTCCAGAAGCAAAGCAGCCGGAGATAAATCTCCAATCCAAAATCCAAAATCCAAAATCCAAAATCCCCAGATTCGGATTCGCACTGAAAAAATCAACTCCACTCAGATCGCAATTAGCATTGCTGACAATGGCCCAGGCATGACGGAAGAAGTGCGCCAAAAACTATTCGATCCTTTCTTTACAACTAAACCAGTCGGTAAAGGCACCGGTTTGGGGTTGTCTATTAGCTATCAAATTGTTGTGGAAAAACATGGTGGCCAGCTAAAGTGCATTTCAACACCCGGTAAAGGGGCGGAGTTTGCGATTGAAATTCCCATCAGACAAAGCTAA